Proteins from one Bacteroides mediterraneensis genomic window:
- a CDS encoding helix-turn-helix domain-containing protein → MEGIGKEMFEEWMKRLMERIDRLDSIISVLINKEAAGVKYMDGERLYDNQDLCEMLRTSKRSLQRFRSEYGLRYQKISRKTYYKESDVLEFISRNMEEVTLDGKKVLKVKEGTGKKAPGKTTKGKKGGRRNTGTDKHT, encoded by the coding sequence ATGGAAGGGATTGGTAAGGAAATGTTCGAGGAATGGATGAAGCGCCTCATGGAACGGATTGACCGACTGGACAGCATCATATCGGTACTGATAAACAAGGAAGCGGCGGGCGTGAAGTACATGGACGGAGAACGGCTGTATGACAATCAGGACCTGTGTGAGATGCTGAGAACGAGCAAACGGTCGCTACAGCGGTTCCGCAGCGAATACGGACTGCGCTACCAGAAAATCAGCCGCAAGACCTACTACAAGGAATCGGACGTGCTGGAGTTTATCAGCCGGAACATGGAAGAGGTGACGCTGGACGGCAAAAAGGTGCTGAAAGTGAAGGAAGGAACGGGAAAGAAAGCTCCGGGCAAAACGACGAAAGGGAAAAAAGGAGGCAGAAGGAATACCGGGACTGACAAGCACACGTGA
- a CDS encoding DUF4099 domain-containing protein, which translates to MEQKKKKQEDVLVVRDEKTGEISVVAGLDARGYPKRAQAKAEHSQEFLRFDRHGDAIDNFMRNFYRQCKEPTRFGFYRVAADTVEALLPVIKDLLKDPVANADLLAPHKVDTSAYQQAEEQQTTEEAKRENAETEAEEQQTTEEAKTENAETEAEEQQITEEVKRENTEENNVEQKTDEKMEEMKQKNQEQQPQAAETQTAQGQQPAQEGQAQAKPEKPNLIADSDVDWKELEQFGVKRENLSEKDMKALMNYGKTRLVTVEPVLGGERYELQARLSLQKAEDGKLKLTPHFVRHEPRLDVPYNGYTFTDEDKQALKQTGNLGKLVSVADTKTGEMRLAYVSIDRLTNEIVDVPTNKVRIPNRIGLTELSKAEQEILRAGLALPKEVTLKGGRKFEAMLQVNADKRDVEFVPEHLWQGQSQRRGNGQEKKQKSPEAPDATGQQQKEDGNQENGQRRNRSWTNEDGSIRPIGKWKDDKFTEQQKADYVAGKVVVLANAKDDKGQPCTKYLKFDREKGRPLTYSENPDLAQTVAPSNESRTQLAVNNEGKTNEATRHVKEPLQQGQTAPKDDTQKQQQEKPKKSKGMKVS; encoded by the coding sequence ATGGAACAGAAAAAGAAAAAGCAAGAGGATGTACTGGTTGTCCGCGACGAGAAGACGGGCGAAATCAGTGTGGTTGCCGGACTGGATGCCAGGGGCTATCCCAAGAGGGCACAGGCAAAGGCGGAACACTCGCAGGAGTTTTTGCGCTTTGACCGCCACGGGGATGCGATAGACAATTTCATGAGAAATTTCTACCGCCAGTGTAAGGAGCCGACGCGATTCGGTTTCTACAGGGTGGCAGCGGACACGGTGGAAGCTCTGCTTCCGGTTATCAAGGACCTGCTGAAAGACCCTGTGGCGAACGCTGACCTGCTCGCACCGCACAAAGTGGATACATCGGCGTACCAGCAGGCTGAGGAACAGCAGACTACTGAGGAGGCGAAAAGAGAAAATGCTGAAACGGAGGCTGAGGAACAGCAGACTACGGAGGAGGCGAAAACAGAAAATGCCGAAACGGAGGCTGAAGAACAGCAGATTACGGAGGAGGTGAAAAGAGAAAATACGGAAGAAAACAATGTGGAACAGAAAACGGACGAGAAAATGGAAGAAATGAAACAGAAAAATCAGGAACAGCAGCCGCAGGCGGCGGAAACGCAGACGGCACAGGGACAGCAGCCCGCACAGGAAGGGCAAGCGCAGGCAAAACCGGAGAAACCGAACCTGATTGCGGACAGCGATGTGGACTGGAAGGAACTGGAACAGTTCGGTGTGAAAAGAGAAAACCTGTCTGAAAAGGACATGAAAGCCCTGATGAACTACGGGAAGACAAGGCTGGTGACGGTGGAACCGGTGCTGGGCGGAGAACGCTACGAGCTGCAGGCCCGACTTTCGTTGCAGAAAGCGGAGGACGGAAAGCTGAAACTTACCCCCCACTTCGTACGCCATGAGCCGAGACTCGACGTGCCATACAACGGCTATACATTTACGGACGAGGACAAGCAGGCACTGAAACAGACGGGCAACCTGGGCAAGCTGGTGAGCGTTGCCGATACGAAGACCGGAGAGATGCGCCTGGCGTATGTCAGCATCGACCGACTGACGAATGAGATAGTGGACGTACCGACGAACAAGGTGCGCATCCCGAACCGGATCGGACTGACGGAACTGTCGAAGGCGGAACAGGAAATCCTGCGTGCGGGGCTGGCACTGCCCAAGGAGGTGACACTGAAGGGCGGGCGAAAGTTCGAGGCCATGCTACAGGTGAACGCTGACAAGCGCGACGTGGAGTTTGTGCCGGAGCATCTGTGGCAAGGACAGTCGCAGCGACGCGGAAACGGACAGGAGAAAAAACAGAAAAGCCCGGAAGCCCCGGATGCTACCGGACAGCAGCAGAAGGAAGACGGGAATCAGGAGAACGGACAGCGGCGCAACCGCTCGTGGACGAATGAGGACGGAAGCATACGTCCGATAGGCAAATGGAAGGACGACAAATTCACGGAACAGCAGAAGGCGGACTATGTGGCGGGCAAGGTCGTGGTACTCGCCAACGCAAAGGATGACAAGGGACAGCCCTGCACAAAATACCTGAAGTTCGACCGCGAGAAAGGCAGACCGCTGACCTATTCGGAAAACCCTGACCTGGCACAGACCGTTGCCCCGTCGAACGAGAGCCGCACACAGCTTGCGGTGAACAACGAGGGCAAGACGAACGAGGCAACCAGACATGTGAAGGAGCCGCTTCAGCAGGGACAGACCGCCCCGAAGGACGACACCCAGAAACAACAGCAGGAAAAACCGAAGAAAAGCAAAGGCATGAAGGTATCCTGA
- a CDS encoding DUF1896 family protein: MKQNKKTAPAELSYYGLYLLDYLRKYHPDKVSDTPFIAGREEAASETFEKERTAGSTVEAAQEEAMRVLLEGLHFSPYALLLEVVENEFSEEVQEQEREAFCREIFPHLKNLFAGYPTTDDTFALSSEHDLLYTELTGAIMLYLEAYGV; the protein is encoded by the coding sequence ATGAAACAGAACAAGAAAACCGCTCCGGCGGAGCTGTCCTACTACGGGCTGTATCTGCTGGACTATCTGAGAAAATATCATCCGGACAAAGTATCAGACACCCCATTCATTGCAGGAAGGGAGGAAGCCGCCTCGGAAACATTCGAGAAGGAAAGGACGGCGGGAAGTACGGTGGAAGCCGCACAGGAGGAAGCCATGCGCGTCCTGCTCGAAGGGTTGCACTTCTCCCCCTACGCACTGCTGCTTGAGGTGGTGGAAAACGAGTTTTCCGAAGAGGTGCAGGAACAGGAACGCGAGGCGTTCTGCCGGGAGATATTCCCGCATCTGAAAAACCTGTTTGCCGGCTATCCCACAACGGACGACACATTCGCCCTGTCGTCCGAACACGACCTGCTCTATACGGAGCTGACGGGTGCGATAATGCTTTATCTGGAGGCTTATGGCGTTTAA
- a CDS encoding helix-turn-helix domain-containing protein, with protein MEIITMDNEVVKTMMEKIDRIADYVFKKDNVPKEEAEILLTSEEAADLLKISTRTLQRMRKDKTIPYMMVRSKCRYRLTDLEECVRRKIVHCNPKTLEEFKHNYLMTRKEADDGRDW; from the coding sequence ATGGAAATAATAACGATGGACAATGAGGTCGTGAAGACGATGATGGAGAAGATAGACCGCATAGCGGACTATGTTTTCAAGAAAGACAACGTGCCGAAGGAAGAAGCGGAAATCCTGCTGACGAGCGAGGAGGCGGCGGACCTGCTGAAAATCAGCACGAGGACACTGCAACGGATGCGAAAGGACAAGACTATTCCCTACATGATGGTGAGAAGCAAGTGCCGGTACAGACTGACGGATCTGGAGGAATGCGTGAGACGGAAAATCGTACACTGCAATCCCAAGACGCTGGAGGAGTTCAAGCATAACTACCTGATGACCAGAAAGGAGGCGGATGATGGAAGGGATTGGTAA
- a CDS encoding site-specific integrase — MRSTFSVLPYINRSKVKADGTTAVLCRITIDGKSSTMATGIYCRPEDWNSKTGSIRTVRENNCLLEFRKSVECAYEDSLKKQNVVSAELLKNTLAKKAVIPVKLLQMGEMELERLLVRSKEINSTSTYRNSKYYQKYLTDFLASQGKSDINLAEITEEFGNSYKAFLKRYKNFGASQMNKCLCWLSRLVYLAVDYEILRANPLEDMEYEKKPAPRHKHISRAELKTILETPMPDPLQELGRRAFLFSIFTGLAYVDIMLLHPHHIGTTSDGRRYIRINRKKTNVEAFIPLHPIAEQILDLYNTTDDTKPVFPLPSRDEMWFEIHEMGVAIGREENLSYHQARHSFGTFLISEGIPIESIAKMMGHSGIKTTQRYAEVTDKKISRDMDNLMAVRRLYGTGEYRENKLSVKD, encoded by the coding sequence ATGCGCAGTACATTTTCCGTATTACCATACATCAACAGGAGTAAAGTAAAGGCTGACGGCACGACCGCCGTCCTTTGCCGCATCACCATAGACGGCAAGAGTTCCACAATGGCGACAGGCATCTATTGCAGACCCGAAGACTGGAACAGCAAGACAGGCTCAATCCGTACCGTCCGTGAAAACAACTGCTTGCTGGAGTTCCGCAAGTCTGTCGAATGTGCCTATGAGGATTCATTGAAGAAACAGAACGTAGTGAGTGCCGAACTGCTCAAAAATACGCTGGCAAAGAAAGCCGTCATTCCGGTCAAACTGTTACAGATGGGCGAAATGGAACTTGAAAGGCTGCTTGTCCGCTCAAAGGAGATAAATTCCACTTCGACGTACAGAAATTCAAAATACTATCAGAAGTATTTGACGGACTTTCTTGCCTCACAGGGAAAGAGTGATATAAATCTGGCTGAAATCACGGAAGAGTTCGGCAATTCCTATAAAGCTTTCCTGAAACGCTACAAGAACTTCGGAGCGTCACAAATGAACAAGTGCCTGTGCTGGCTGAGCAGGCTGGTGTATCTTGCCGTTGATTATGAGATACTCCGTGCCAACCCGTTGGAAGACATGGAATACGAGAAGAAGCCCGCTCCGAGGCATAAGCACATCAGCCGTGCGGAGCTGAAGACCATCCTCGAAACACCTATGCCCGACCCCTTGCAGGAACTCGGGCGGAGGGCGTTCCTGTTCTCGATTTTTACGGGACTGGCATACGTGGACATCATGCTGCTCCATCCGCACCATATTGGCACGACATCGGACGGCAGGCGTTATATCCGTATCAACCGCAAGAAAACCAATGTGGAGGCATTCATCCCCCTGCACCCGATAGCAGAACAGATACTTGACCTCTACAACACCACGGACGACACCAAGCCAGTATTCCCACTCCCAAGCCGTGACGAGATGTGGTTTGAAATACACGAGATGGGGGTTGCCATCGGCAGGGAGGAAAACTTGTCCTATCATCAAGCCAGACACTCCTTCGGAACGTTCTTGATTTCAGAAGGCATACCCATCGAGAGCATCGCCAAAATGATGGGGCACTCCGGAATAAAGACTACCCAACGGTATGCGGAAGTTACTGACAAGAAAATTTCAAGAGATATGGACAATCTTATGGCTGTCAGAAGATTATACGGAACAGGCGAATACAGGGAAAACAAGTTGTCAGTAAAAGACTAA
- a CDS encoding ComF family protein: MVEEFDLLEEVEVQFCDEECTESVWHGVNYSESLFCREKPKSELTVVIREEGMMYFLTADIKEFAGLCRKHGWYIVSHQRFSEAMEIGMCLMEAGKHAGWYSLGRSKEWNAMMRDVLNFTFEREKKIDFYPYETMFKGEVLIDGCRCHYLHDYYPTKIEKTNAHQKRVSNLIFRFKEGGHCGELVARILALCLKHAGFNGTKEDTVLIPIPASTRERQRKRFPVVCYYLSEWLGITDGFKAIWIEEDREQLKGKGKDKDILRNLQFTRRYIRGKNVVLLDDVLTTGESFRQLQRKMKQLGALSVIGVFLGKTV; encoded by the coding sequence ATGGTGGAAGAATTTGACCTGCTTGAAGAGGTGGAAGTGCAGTTCTGCGATGAGGAATGCACGGAGTCGGTATGGCACGGAGTGAATTACAGCGAGAGCCTGTTCTGCAGGGAGAAACCGAAGTCGGAACTGACGGTAGTCATCAGAGAGGAAGGCATGATGTACTTCCTGACTGCGGACATAAAGGAGTTTGCCGGCCTGTGCCGGAAACACGGGTGGTACATCGTCTCGCACCAGCGGTTCAGCGAGGCGATGGAAATCGGCATGTGCCTGATGGAAGCTGGGAAACATGCGGGATGGTATTCGCTGGGCAGGTCGAAGGAATGGAATGCCATGATGAGGGATGTGCTGAACTTTACGTTTGAAAGGGAGAAGAAAATTGACTTCTACCCGTACGAAACGATGTTCAAGGGAGAAGTTCTTATAGACGGGTGCAGGTGTCACTACCTGCATGACTATTACCCAACGAAGATTGAAAAGACGAATGCACACCAAAAACGGGTAAGCAACCTGATATTCCGTTTTAAGGAAGGAGGACACTGTGGCGAGCTGGTCGCACGGATACTGGCACTGTGTCTGAAACATGCGGGATTCAACGGAACGAAGGAAGACACGGTACTGATACCTATACCCGCATCAACAAGGGAAAGACAGCGGAAACGCTTTCCGGTGGTATGCTACTACCTGTCGGAATGGCTGGGCATTACGGACGGTTTCAAAGCCATCTGGATAGAGGAAGACCGCGAGCAGCTGAAAGGAAAAGGAAAGGATAAGGACATACTGCGGAACCTGCAATTCACACGGCGGTATATCAGAGGAAAGAATGTTGTCCTGCTGGATGATGTACTCACGACCGGGGAGAGTTTCAGGCAACTGCAACGAAAGATGAAACAACTGGGGGCATTGTCGGTTATCGGGGTGTTTCTGGGAAAAACAGTGTAA
- a CDS encoding P-loop NTPase fold protein: protein MSNIDYITKYLNDYLNMDNPQYAVLIQGKWGCGKTFYITQLIEKWKNKNNETVPQNCIKLRPIYISLYGASSISQVSYLIRKELRPFLYSKGMKVAKKIFCGIIKTATQGNFDFNGDGNTRDFSAIFDTESIIEILSKPNDYVKGDKILIFDDLERCKIPIDEIFGYINNLVEHSKCKIIIIGDEDKIKKQSENNTLPSKYVEFKEKLIGQTFSIRQDLDTIIETFINDSHNHHLQDNKELISDLFIASQTENLRIIKQCFSDFNRLISSLDATKYNKSLYEIFIQNVIAYFIITYCEYKNGNNYIKYFQNHTSYFTDETVKENVSNIENKYISILEKYNIKYSYNSITIKDIISFIDNGYISNLTATLNKSDMLNIPHSQDWEQLWYYGKLDNNTFLEKLKSVKNLFYKGEIKYVSIVLHITGMFIHFNRIKLAHCNESFLKQKALNHIDKIFKKQNDNGCFLIGSYNASWGKQYMEYTSEIMVELIKYAKNKLNNYFEKERVKFCKSFWENIDDDKAGNISSVFKESIPSGYCSYELSSIFQGINTKRVASRLSRLSNTSKENIEMYLSIRYYLPETKITGAISQYHLDDLEYLKGIKDSLIKLTSKQKLIDKLTTKSLVCTLDKCINQLISSPKTV, encoded by the coding sequence ATGAGTAATATTGATTATATAACTAAGTATCTGAATGATTATCTTAATATGGATAATCCTCAATATGCCGTATTAATACAAGGAAAATGGGGATGTGGTAAAACATTTTATATTACTCAACTGATAGAAAAATGGAAAAATAAAAATAATGAAACAGTACCCCAAAATTGTATCAAATTAAGACCAATTTATATTAGCCTTTATGGGGCTTCTTCTATTTCTCAAGTTTCATATCTTATACGTAAAGAGTTAAGACCTTTTTTGTATTCTAAAGGTATGAAAGTTGCAAAAAAAATTTTTTGTGGGATAATAAAGACAGCCACACAAGGAAATTTCGACTTTAATGGTGATGGCAATACAAGGGATTTTTCTGCTATTTTTGACACAGAAAGTATTATTGAAATTCTTTCGAAACCCAATGATTATGTCAAAGGAGATAAAATTCTTATATTTGATGATTTAGAACGATGTAAAATTCCAATAGATGAAATCTTCGGCTATATAAATAATTTGGTTGAACATTCTAAATGTAAAATTATAATAATAGGGGATGAAGATAAAATTAAAAAGCAATCTGAGAATAATACATTACCATCAAAATATGTGGAATTTAAGGAAAAATTAATTGGTCAAACTTTTTCAATAAGACAAGATTTAGACACTATTATAGAAACTTTCATCAACGATAGTCACAATCACCACCTTCAGGACAATAAAGAGTTAATATCTGACTTGTTTATAGCTTCACAGACAGAAAATCTCAGAATTATCAAACAGTGTTTCTCTGATTTCAATAGACTTATTTCAAGTCTTGATGCTACAAAATACAATAAGAGCTTATATGAAATATTTATTCAAAATGTCATAGCTTATTTCATTATCACATATTGTGAATATAAGAATGGGAATAATTACATTAAATATTTTCAAAATCATACTTCATATTTCACAGATGAAACTGTAAAAGAGAATGTATCAAACATAGAAAATAAATACATTTCTATTTTAGAAAAATATAATATAAAGTATTCTTACAACTCTATCACAATAAAAGATATAATCAGTTTTATAGACAATGGTTATATTTCGAATTTAACAGCAACTTTAAATAAAAGTGACATGTTAAATATTCCTCATAGTCAGGATTGGGAGCAATTATGGTATTATGGAAAATTAGATAATAATACTTTTTTGGAAAAACTCAAATCTGTAAAAAATTTATTTTATAAAGGAGAAATCAAATATGTGAGCATTGTATTGCATATTACAGGAATGTTTATCCATTTCAATCGAATAAAACTGGCTCATTGTAATGAAAGTTTTTTAAAACAAAAAGCACTAAATCACATAGATAAAATATTCAAAAAGCAAAACGATAATGGGTGTTTTCTTATCGGATCTTATAATGCTTCTTGGGGAAAACAATATATGGAATACACATCAGAAATAATGGTCGAACTGATTAAATATGCCAAAAATAAACTAAACAATTATTTTGAGAAAGAGAGAGTCAAATTTTGTAAATCATTTTGGGAAAACATTGATGACGATAAAGCTGGAAATATCAGCTCCGTTTTTAAAGAAAGCATACCAAGTGGGTATTGCAGTTATGAGCTGTCTTCTATATTTCAAGGAATCAATACTAAAAGAGTTGCTTCAAGGCTTTCAAGGCTCTCAAATACATCAAAAGAAAATATTGAGATGTATCTATCTATAAGATATTATTTGCCTGAAACAAAGATAACAGGTGCAATATCACAATATCATTTAGACGATCTTGAATATTTAAAAGGTATCAAAGATTCATTAATTAAATTGACATCCAAACAAAAATTAATTGATAAATTAACAACAAAGAGTCTTGTATGTACATTGGACAAATGTATTAACCAACTCATATCTTCTCCAAAAACGGTATAG
- a CDS encoding type IA DNA topoisomerase, protein MITILAEKPSVAREIARIAGATRKEEGFYTGNGYHVTWALGHLVQPALPEGYGFKGFSRDSLPVIPEEFMLIPRQVKTDKGYKADAAAVKQIKVITKLWNESDGIIVATDCAREGELIFRYLYAYTGCTLPFRRLWISSLTDTAIRKGLKELKDGHEYDDLYLAAKARSEADWLVGINGTQALTVAAGRGTYSVGRVQTPTLGMVCKRYWENRRFTPEPVHQLHFSVTPAGTDTVVKFSSVKKWQDKEEAAASYNKVKAKMCATVTKVEKKEKVENPPLLYDLTTLQKEANTKHGFTAEQTLELVQKLYEAKLVTYPRTSSRHIPEDVFAEIPLLFERLAGHSALAEKIGELGELNRRCVDASKVTDHHALLVTPNRPLALYKNEQIIYDMIAGRMVEAFSEECVKDTATVVAEVVPDAGKRCEGLTFEAKGCIVRKAGWRGVYGEYGEDSGNTALPDWAEGDTLVMAGCSMSSGMTRPKPLHTESSLLAAMETAGRDDVEDEEARQALKDCGIGTPATRAAIIETLLRREYMVRVKKSLVPTEKGLALYSIVKEMDIANVEMTGRWEAELAKIEQGKTPHEAFMRDIESYTRKIATDLLACDRIFGHKASGCTCPKCGTGTMQFYGKVVRCDNPDCLLPVFRQIAGKTLTDEEMTGLLTEGKTAMLGGFKSKQGKPFSAAVTFDAEFNTKLVFAESKGERKGTKTKGRRK, encoded by the coding sequence ATGATTACCATATTGGCAGAAAAACCGAGTGTGGCGCGTGAGATAGCACGCATCGCCGGAGCAACAAGAAAGGAAGAAGGATTTTATACAGGAAACGGATACCATGTGACATGGGCACTGGGGCATCTGGTACAACCTGCCCTGCCTGAGGGCTACGGCTTCAAGGGATTCAGCAGGGACAGCCTGCCGGTGATACCGGAGGAGTTCATGCTGATACCCCGCCAGGTAAAGACGGACAAGGGCTACAAGGCGGACGCGGCAGCGGTGAAACAGATAAAGGTGATAACGAAACTGTGGAACGAGAGCGACGGCATAATAGTGGCAACAGACTGCGCACGCGAAGGGGAACTGATATTCAGATACCTGTATGCCTATACGGGCTGTACGCTGCCCTTCCGCCGCCTGTGGATAAGCTCGCTTACGGATACCGCCATCCGCAAGGGATTGAAGGAACTGAAGGACGGGCATGAATATGACGACCTGTATCTGGCGGCAAAGGCACGCAGCGAGGCGGACTGGCTGGTGGGCATCAACGGTACGCAGGCACTGACCGTAGCCGCCGGACGGGGCACATATTCGGTAGGACGCGTACAGACACCCACGCTGGGTATGGTCTGCAAGAGGTACTGGGAGAACAGACGCTTTACACCGGAACCGGTACACCAGCTGCATTTCTCGGTGACACCGGCGGGTACGGATACGGTAGTGAAGTTTTCCTCGGTAAAGAAATGGCAGGACAAGGAAGAGGCGGCTGCATCATACAATAAGGTAAAGGCGAAGATGTGCGCCACCGTCACCAAGGTGGAAAAGAAGGAGAAGGTGGAGAACCCGCCGCTGCTGTACGACCTGACCACACTGCAGAAGGAGGCGAACACGAAACACGGATTCACGGCGGAACAGACGCTGGAGCTGGTGCAGAAGCTCTATGAAGCGAAGCTCGTCACCTATCCGAGAACATCGAGCCGCCATATTCCGGAAGATGTGTTTGCTGAAATACCGCTGCTGTTTGAACGGCTGGCAGGACACTCCGCCCTTGCGGAGAAAATCGGGGAACTGGGAGAACTGAACCGCCGTTGTGTGGATGCCTCGAAAGTGACTGACCACCATGCCCTGCTGGTGACGCCCAACCGCCCGCTTGCCTTGTACAAGAACGAGCAGATCATCTACGACATGATTGCCGGACGCATGGTAGAGGCATTTTCGGAGGAATGTGTGAAGGATACGGCTACCGTAGTAGCGGAGGTGGTGCCGGACGCAGGCAAAAGATGCGAGGGCCTGACATTTGAGGCGAAAGGCTGCATCGTGCGCAAGGCAGGCTGGCGCGGCGTGTACGGAGAGTACGGCGAGGACAGCGGCAATACGGCATTGCCGGACTGGGCGGAAGGCGACACACTGGTGATGGCGGGATGCTCGATGAGTTCGGGCATGACCCGACCGAAACCGCTGCATACGGAAAGTTCGCTGCTGGCAGCGATGGAGACCGCCGGACGCGATGATGTGGAGGATGAGGAGGCACGCCAGGCCCTGAAGGACTGCGGTATCGGCACACCCGCCACACGTGCCGCAATCATCGAAACGCTGCTCAGAAGGGAATATATGGTGCGTGTGAAGAAATCGCTGGTGCCGACGGAGAAAGGGCTTGCCCTGTATTCCATTGTCAAGGAAATGGACATCGCCAATGTGGAGATGACCGGACGCTGGGAAGCGGAACTGGCAAAGATAGAACAGGGAAAGACACCGCATGAGGCTTTTATGAGGGACATAGAAAGCTATACCCGCAAGATTGCCACGGACCTGCTTGCGTGTGACCGCATTTTCGGGCACAAGGCATCGGGCTGTACCTGCCCCAAATGCGGCACGGGCACGATGCAGTTCTACGGCAAGGTTGTGCGCTGCGACAATCCGGACTGCCTGCTGCCCGTGTTTCGCCAGATAGCGGGCAAGACACTCACCGACGAGGAAATGACCGGTCTGCTGACGGAAGGAAAGACGGCGATGCTCGGCGGGTTCAAGAGCAAGCAGGGCAAGCCCTTCAGCGCTGCGGTGACTTTTGATGCGGAGTTCAACACGAAGCTGGTGTTTGCGGAGAGCAAAGGCGAAAGAAAAGGTACGAAAACGAAAGGAAGAAGAAAATAA
- a CDS encoding site-specific integrase codes for MKIEKFKVLLYLKKSGTDKSGKAPIMGRVTVNRTMAQFGCKLSCKPELWNARESRLDGKSREAVETNAKLDKLLLAINNAFDTLVERGQDFDATAVKELFQGSMETQMTLLRMTDRICEDLKARIGIDRAKGTYPGYYYMRMRLSEFIQWQFKTKDIAFGQLTEQFIHDYQNYVMDVKGLAVDTVRHYLAILKKVCRIAYKEGYADRYFFANFTLPQKTESTPRALSREDFEKIRDVEIPAWRTTHILARDLFLFACYTGTAYADAVSVTRENLYTDDEGSLWLKYRRKKNELQASVKLLPEALALIEKYHDDSRPTLFPMVHHSNMKRHMKALAVLAGINGGLCYHQARHSFASLITLEAGVPIETISRMLGHSDITTTQVYARVTPKKLFEDMDKYIEATKDLKLVL; via the coding sequence ATGAAGATTGAAAAATTCAAGGTGCTGCTCTACCTGAAAAAGAGCGGAACGGACAAGTCGGGCAAAGCCCCGATAATGGGAAGAGTTACAGTAAACCGCACGATGGCACAGTTCGGGTGCAAGCTGTCGTGCAAGCCGGAGTTGTGGAACGCAAGGGAAAGCCGTCTGGACGGCAAGAGCCGTGAGGCAGTGGAAACCAATGCCAAGCTGGACAAGCTGCTGCTTGCCATCAATAACGCATTTGACACGCTGGTGGAACGCGGACAAGACTTTGACGCCACGGCGGTCAAGGAACTGTTCCAAGGCAGCATGGAAACACAGATGACACTGCTAAGAATGACTGACCGTATCTGTGAGGATTTGAAGGCACGAATCGGCATCGACCGTGCCAAAGGAACATATCCCGGCTATTACTACATGAGAATGAGATTGAGTGAGTTCATCCAGTGGCAGTTCAAGACGAAAGATATTGCTTTCGGTCAGCTTACCGAGCAGTTCATCCATGACTACCAGAATTATGTAATGGACGTGAAGGGACTGGCGGTAGATACCGTGCGCCATTATCTCGCCATCTTGAAAAAGGTATGCCGTATTGCCTACAAGGAGGGATACGCAGACAGGTATTTCTTCGCTAATTTCACCCTTCCACAAAAGACAGAAAGTACACCGAGGGCATTGAGCCGTGAGGACTTCGAGAAAATCCGTGACGTGGAGATACCCGCATGGCGCACCACTCACATTCTTGCCCGTGACCTTTTCCTGTTTGCCTGCTATACGGGAACCGCCTATGCCGATGCGGTGAGCGTTACCCGTGAGAATCTTTATACGGACGACGAGGGAAGCCTTTGGTTGAAGTACCGCCGGAAGAAAAACGAGCTTCAGGCAAGCGTCAAGCTGCTTCCCGAAGCACTTGCACTGATTGAGAAGTACCATGACGACAGCAGACCGACACTTTTCCCGATGGTTCATCACTCCAATATGAAACGGCACATGAAAGCCCTTGCTGTCCTTGCCGGAATTAATGGCGGCTTGTGCTATCATCAGGCAAGACACTCATTTGCCTCGCTGATTACGTTGGAAGCCGGAGTACCGATAGAAACCATCAGCCGGATGCTGGGACATTCCGACATAACCACCACGCAGGTGTATGCCCGTGTCACTCCGAAAAAGCTGTTTGAAGACATGGACAAGTATATCGAAGCAACCAAGGACTTGAAGCTTGTTCTGTAA